The following nucleotide sequence is from Desulfocurvibacter africanus subsp. africanus DSM 2603.
TAACAGCTTGCGATGGCCGGCTGGCATGGCCAGGCTCGCCAGCTCCTCGGGGCGAACCCAGCGGCTTTCCTGCGCCGCATGCAGCACGGGTTCGCGCCTGCCGTTGGCCAGCGCGCAGAAGTAGCAGTGCAGGGCCACGCGGTATTTGGTGTAGCCGTGGCGGACCACGGCGATTTTCTCCAAATCGCCGACCTCGAATTCGGTCTCTTCCTGGTACTCCCGGACCACGGCCTGTTCAGGCGTCTCGCCTGCTTCGATGCTCCCGCCGGGGAATTCCCAGAGTCCGGCCCAGACACCCTCGGTTGGCCGTTTCTGGACGAAGATAAGGCCCTGATGCACGAGCAAGCCCGTGGCGACTTCCAGGGGGATGTATTCCTTGGCTTTGGCTGGCACGGGCCGCTCCAGGACAATGTCCAGACGGTAGGCTTCGCAGTGCGGTTGGATGGGGCAGGTGCTGCAACGCGGCTTGCGCGACAGGCAGACCAGCGAGCCGAGTTCCATGACTGCCTGGTTGAATTCCCGGGCTCGATCCTTGGGGATGAGTTCGCGGGCCTTGGTCCATAAAAAGGCGCTGGTGGTCTTGTCCTTGACCGGCAAGTCCAGGTCGAACACGCGGGCGAAGACGCGCTCAACGTTGGCGTCCACGATCGGCTCTGGTTTGTTGTAGGCGATGCTCAGGATGGCTCCGGCCGTGTAGCGGCCAATGCCCGGCAGGGCCAACAGGGCCTCTGGGCTGTCCGGGAAGCTGCCGCCGTGCTCATCTATAATGATAGCCGCGGCTTTCCTCAGGTTGCGCGCCCGCGAGTAGTAGCCCAGGCCTTCCCACAGCTTGAGGAGGTCGTCCTCTCGGCTCGCGGCCAGGCTGGCCACATCGGGGAAGCGTTCCAGGAAGCGCCGGAAATAGGTACCGACCCGGTCCCGCTGAGTTTGCTGCAGCATGACCTCGGAGATCCAGATGCGGTATGGCTCATTGTTCTCGCGCCAGGGCAAGGGTTTCTTATGGATCGCGAACCAGTCCAGGAGGCGTTGAGAAAGCGTTGACATGACCCGTGGCATGGCACGGCCCGGCATGGAAGGCAAGCGGCAGGCGGGGCAATGCAGCTATTCGGCTCAGGCCTTGCCTTGGGAGGCCACGGCGGCCTGAGCCTTGCTGATCTCCTCCTGGTCGCCCAGATAGAAGCTCTCGATCGGCCGCAGGATCGCATCCAGCTTGTAGACCAGCGGAATGCCCGTGGGGATGTTCAGACCCGGTATGTCTTCGTCGCTGACGCGATCCAGGTGTTTGACCAGCCCACGCAAGCTGTTGCCGTGTGCGCAGATAAGTACGCGCTTGCCGGCTTGTATGCCCGGCACGATGGTCTCGAACCAGTAGGGCAGGGTGCGCTCTATGGTCAGCTTGAGACTTTCGGTGCGCGGCAGCTCCGCGTCGGACAGGTCTCTGTAGCGCGGATCGCTGCCCGGAAATCGCGGGTCCGACGGCTCCAGGGCCGGTGGAGGCACATCGTAGCTGCGGCGCCAAATGTGCACCTGCTCCTCGCTGTGCTCGCGGGCGGTCTCGGCCTTGTTCAGGCCTTGCAGCGCGCCGTAGTGGCGCTCGTTGAGCCGCCAGGTGCGCTGGACCGGCAGCCACATGAGGTCCATGTCCTCCATGACTATCCAGAGGGTCTTGATGGCGCGCTTGAGCACCGAGGTGTAGCAGATGTCGAAGGAGTAGCCGCCATCCTGGAGCAGTTTGGCGGCCAGATGGGCCTCCTTGACGCCGGCATCGGTCAGGCCGACATCGGTCCAGCCCGTGAAGCGGTTCTCCAGGTTCCATGTGGATTGGCCGTGGCGTAACAGGACGAGGGTGTGCAAGGCGACCTCCTGGTGGCGGGTTGGCAGGCTCAAGAAGCAGGAGCCAATGTACCAGAAGGGTCCCGGCAATCAACCTGCGGCATCTGCTCGGGCAATGATCGGGGACCTCGTGCGAGGAATCGCACGAGGTCCAAAGGTTTACACGTCGGAGAGCATGCGGATGGCGCAGAATTTGCCGCACATGGCGCATTCCTTCTCGCCGGAATGCTCGGCGCGCCGCCGGGCTACTTCGCAAGGGTCAAGGGTGTGCTCCGCCAGCTTGGTCCAGTCCAGATCCCTGCGTCCTTCGGACACGGCTTGCTCGCGCGCCAGGGCCGAGGGACGACCCATGGCCGAGGATGCGGCCTGCGCCGCGACTCGCGAGGCCATGACTCCCTGGCGCACGTCCTCGGCATCGGGCAGGGTGAGATGCTCGGCTGGTGTCAGGTAGCACAGAAAATCGGCCCCGGCGCGCACGGCCAAAGCGCCGCCGATAGCCCCGGCGATGTGGTCGTAGCCGGGCGCGCAGTCAGTGACCAGCGGTCCCAGCACGTAGAGCGGAGCGCCGTTCACGAGCCGCTTCATGGTCCGGATCTGCGCCTCGACTTGATCCATTGGCACGTGTCCCGGCCCTTCGATCATGGCTTGCACCCCGGCCTGCATGGCGCGGCGCTGCAAATCGCCCAGCACGGCTACCTCGTCCCACTGCGCCGCGTCGCCGGCATCGGCTCCAGCTCCAGGCCTGAGCCCGTCACCCAGCGACAGGGTCACGTTATGCTCGCGGGCGATGTCCAGGATGTCGTCGTAGCGGGTCAGGAAGGGGTTCTCGCGGCCGTTTT
It contains:
- the mutY gene encoding A/G-specific adenine glycosylase, yielding MPRVMSTLSQRLLDWFAIHKKPLPWRENNEPYRIWISEVMLQQTQRDRVGTYFRRFLERFPDVASLAASREDDLLKLWEGLGYYSRARNLRKAAAIIIDEHGGSFPDSPEALLALPGIGRYTAGAILSIAYNKPEPIVDANVERVFARVFDLDLPVKDKTTSAFLWTKARELIPKDRAREFNQAVMELGSLVCLSRKPRCSTCPIQPHCEAYRLDIVLERPVPAKAKEYIPLEVATGLLVHQGLIFVQKRPTEGVWAGLWEFPGGSIEAGETPEQAVVREYQEETEFEVGDLEKIAVVRHGYTKYRVALHCYFCALANGRREPVLHAAQESRWVRPEELASLAMPAGHRKLLDLLVRDLRFAERLRRP
- the gpmA gene encoding 2,3-diphosphoglycerate-dependent phosphoglycerate mutase, which translates into the protein MHTLVLLRHGQSTWNLENRFTGWTDVGLTDAGVKEAHLAAKLLQDGGYSFDICYTSVLKRAIKTLWIVMEDMDLMWLPVQRTWRLNERHYGALQGLNKAETAREHSEEQVHIWRRSYDVPPPALEPSDPRFPGSDPRYRDLSDAELPRTESLKLTIERTLPYWFETIVPGIQAGKRVLICAHGNSLRGLVKHLDRVSDEDIPGLNIPTGIPLVYKLDAILRPIESFYLGDQEEISKAQAAVASQGKA
- the thiC gene encoding phosphomethylpyrimidine synthase ThiC, with the protein product MPQLTLSSLLEDILELALPELSRAEGLAASVIRDQILSGRMVLLANPNHHEVRPTLVGQPSGIKVNANIGTSPLRNEAGKELEKLRVAEAAGADTIMDLSTAGDLNAIRTGMLQATRLPLGTVPLYALAHTVVEAGRDPAEITEGQILAEIRTQAEQGVDFMTVHCGLTMRGAELASRERRLLGIVSRGGSIIARWMAKNGRENPFLTRYDDILDIAREHNVTLSLGDGLRPGAGADAGDAAQWDEVAVLGDLQRRAMQAGVQAMIEGPGHVPMDQVEAQIRTMKRLVNGAPLYVLGPLVTDCAPGYDHIAGAIGGALAVRAGADFLCYLTPAEHLTLPDAEDVRQGVMASRVAAQAASSAMGRPSALAREQAVSEGRRDLDWTKLAEHTLDPCEVARRRAEHSGEKECAMCGKFCAIRMLSDV